tactttttttttgcagttttattacatatacaaattttttgtctAAACAAATCCAATTAAATTTGcctaaacttaataaaaactaacctCAAATTAGAGTGCATCTAAACACGTGCTTACTCCAACTATTAAATAGCGCGAACgtcattataaaaaataattattcttcTATAATCAAAATTACAATGCtcaaaattcaaaccaaacttaaaatctctaaaaaatatcttaaaatcgTCGTAAAAAGTCAAGAAAATTTCAAAGCGAAATTCGAAATCATCACCAATAAGCAtagaaagaaaatacaaaagattATTAAAGGTATTATTCACTAATCGTTCAgttttttcacttttctctttctcatttctATCGCAAAACACTACATAGTCATAATTCTGTTTATTTAGTACAATCATTCCGTATTCTTGCCTTGAAGTATGTATTACTGTTCTCATTATACGTTTTATTTGGTGATAACTGTGTTAGGTCGGTGTAAAATGTCACGTAGTGTTTGTCGTATAATTTAACCTGTATTTACATGTGTTTGAGggatttaaatttgtttttgtcCATGTTTAAAGTGTTTGCATATTTCGAACTACATTTGTCTCTAGTAATCATTGACAACTTTCGGTGTATTTCATATGAATTGAGGTGTACTTGGTGGTCTTGTCCTCTTTATATTGTAACTagataacaaaatattattattgtactTTCTGATGTTATTTTGTACATATTTGAGTGCTTTGCAACTGTTTTTATCCATTTATCAGGAACTTTGTTCATCGATTTGTTGTAATGaaccataaaattttgttcTATTGCTTCTGGTATTATTTTATGCATGTTTTATTGATTTACATGTGTTTTTGAACTCACATTGtatgatataataaaaaaataatagcgGTGTATTTTGGTTTGTGTTTCGGtgtattttatttgtctttcgGTGTAATTCATGTGAGCTGAGGTATACTTGTTGCTGTTGTCCTCTTTATGTTGTAACTAGACAACAGAATATTGTTATTATGCTTCTGATGTTATTTTGTACATATTTGAATGATTTGTAACTGTTTTTGTCCATTTATTCTATTTGTTGTaacaaatcataaaattttgttctAATACTTCTGGTATCATTTTATGCATGTTTTATTGAGTTGCATGTCTTTTTAAAATCACATTGTAtgatgtaataaaaaaataatagggTGTATTTTAGTTTGTGTTTCAgtgtattttgtttatctttcgGTGTATTTCGTGTGAATTGAGGTGTACTTATTGTTGTTTTCCTCTTTATACTATAACTAGACAACAGAATATTGTTATTGtacttttgattttattttgtatatatttgacTGATTTGCAACTGCTTTTGTCCATTtatcaaaaattttgtttatcgATTTCTTGTAACAACCCATAGAATTTTGTTCTAGTGCTTCTGATATCACTTTATACATGTCTTTTTGAACTCACATTGTAtgatgtaataaaaaaataatagcgTGTATTTTGGTTTGTCTTTCGGTGTATTTCGTGTGAATTGAGGTGTACCTAGTGCTCTTATTAcctattaactttttttttatttcttacagaaaaaatggcaaaaaaaaaagaagcatcaAAGTATAATGTAAGCATATATATGTTTGAACAACTcaatttattttgtataaatatagtttatttacatgATTCTGATTTATTTACAGAAAAATCATGATTTGAGATGCTCCACAAGATCCATTCATGATAATTTTCACAACATGAGCAATGACAAGAAAGCCATTGCCCAAGAACTGGGATTTAGTAGTTTGATGCATATCCCTGCTATGAATGTGCCATATAAGTTCTTGAAAGAATTGGCATATTCATTTGATCTCTCCTATAACAAACTAGACACACGATATGGTATAATCAACATCACCCCAGAAAATATAGTAGATGCCCTTGACTTGAGTGCATTTgataaaattctattttgtaatatattgtgaaaattaaatttggtgtattatcaaattatttctgttattgaaaaattttttgctGCTTTTGCAGAGCTATGCTATCTAGCCAAAATTAACTTTAAAGAACTTAACGAGGAGAATAAAAAAGTTGTTAGAAGCTTCCAAGGCAAGACTTTGTCGCAATTATCAACCTCTATGATGGAGATAAGTGTTGATCAAGAGGAAAATCGGATAAAATTCAAGAGGACATTTATCCTTTACATTCAGATGTTCTTCTTGTTGTCGACAACAGTAAACAAACTTTCTCCGGTTCATATGCCACTCATTCTTCACGTGGACACAATACGTGAACGGAATTAGAGTGGTCATGTGCTCAATTTCCTCGTAAAGGGCATCAAAGAGTACacattgaaaaagaaatatgtTGTTAATGGATACCTCTTTGCTCTAATGATTGTATATTTTTACGAATCGACACACAAAAATAGACCGGTAGATACAATTTTTGGACCACAATGGGTCCAACATTGGACCAAGGAGTTGCTGGTTGAAAAAATATAAGTTGAGATCAAAGATGACATAGTAACTCAACAgaatttcttctttaatttcgatgtatttattataaataaattgtgtaaacaaatattttttatgttttaagaaATCGTAAAAAGAGAACAGCTCagaaaataactaaaagaaaaaaagaaggtaaaaatgaaggaagaaaagaaagaaaataagaagaagactATTTCTTTAAAAAGTGAGTGTTACTGAATTTCAGTCTGATTATAAAGATAATTCAAAGGAGataccaaaaagaagaaaacaacctaagcgaaaagcaaagaagaaagtaTTATTTTTCGGTGTACTTTTTACCATTTATTGTGTTTATTTGCCtgataattgttttttttttaggatGGAATCCAAGAAAACAAAGCACCTTACTGAGGATTCATCTTCCGAAAAAGAAAGTGAATCTTAAGATTTAGAAACTATCATTGAAATAATATGTTTTGTTTCACTACAAGAGAGATGGGACTTAGCGGCGGAAAATTACTGGTATTTGCCCAAACAGCAACAAATTGATTGAGATGCTGTAGTTCTTGTTGCGTAATTAGGCTCATTCCAATTGATCGGACTAGCGGCAATTTTGATCCCCAACTGTAGCAAATAACCTTAGGAGGGGTGTTTCATTAAAATACCCCAACAAAAATAACCTGACGCCATTAACCTTCACCTTTTGCGCACGAACCCCAGCAGAGCAAAGGTTTCATTAACTGGTCTCCTTCCCCTGCCATCGTGACCCTTCCCTTTGTCGGTTCTAGCCATCACATTCGTGTTGTCGTTCTTCTCTGTCACTAGTCTCCTCCTTCCGCCGTGTAGCTTCTGGCAAAGGTAAAATGGAAGGGGTCATATTGTATTGTAAGTAATTtcaaatgaaataacatctccAAAATACTCACAGGCAACCATACTTCTTGTGTTGGCCCAAAAAGCAATCTTAATTGACTGATCAACCTCAAGTTCAagctcaaaattttttttttgatttttttctttcattcttaataagTATTTTCCAAATTCTTTTGCATAATCTAATTTCAAAACATTCCGCACTTTTCTCGTGATGTAATTTCTcacatcttttttaataaaacttaatTCATGATAACTCCCTGCTGCTGCGACAAATGATTGGTATGTTTTGCTTGGTCTAATTCTGGCTTTCTTGTTATTCTCTATTGTAGTCGTACAGACATGCTTAATTTCCTGTGTTGTTTAAGCATCTCTGCTTGATTTGGATAGCACGGATGTGAATGATGCAACATAACCTTCGAAATGATCCAAACACCAACGTTCttcaatatatgtatataaattcttgtaAGACAATTTAATCCAACTGAGAGATTTGTCTTCTCAAGTGGAGTTATATTCAATTTCCATTTTTTGTATCTGATACATGTAATTAGTTagttcttaatttcattttcctTCTTATTTGTGCTCCAATTTTCGTAGAAAAACCTGCAAGTTTAAAATAATCTTTGTAGAATTTTTCAGCTTCTTCAAGCGTGTTAAAAGTTATCTCAACCTTTGGAACAAATTGGTCATCAACATTGAAAATACATCAAAACCAGTCCAAAATAAACCATATTAGAAATGAAAATACACCAAAACTGGAAATGAAATagatttatcaaaattataaaatcagatTCAGAACTTGTAtattacattcaaattcaaactatcAACTATGCACAATAACtttcacaaacaaaaacaaaatgattcaaatatagaataataaactactaacaaaacaataacaaattcatcacaataataattcagattcagaattcgtacattacattcaattcaaactaTCAACCGTGAAcaacaattttcacaaacaaaaacaacattattcacctacagaatcataaactactaacgaaCAACATTAACTAGAATCGAACCACACCTTAGCCATTTGATtcgattcaaaataataatccaCTTCGCTCTGGTTCAATTGACAGTCTGAATTTGAATCATTCATTATCTTCAATAACGAAATAACTATTCAAACTTGATTTCACAgcttgatttaaaaaattttgatccaAATTTTCAAAGCAGATAAAAGAGCATTGACCTTGATCAAAGAAAACGCAAAGAACGAAGAGAACATAGAGAAGGAAGAGGAAAGCAAAAAACGCAGAGATGGAACAGAACGTAGAGACGCAGCAAACGCTgagaaaaatcgaaaaaaaaaaacgaaatctGCATGAAAAATGTAGTTATATATTCGCGTGTTGAGTCAAAAATTTGTTAGAGATAATGGCACGTGGAGGTGAATTAGGCAAAACTACTTGTTTGTTTAAATGAGTTGTATGTAGAGATTAATTGTTTTCTTTAAATGTCTAGTTTATTTGCTAGCGATCGACTTTTAAATGCAACTCAGATCCGCGATAGTTTAGTGACTTAGTCTTTAGTTTGTCGGgttaaaaaataccaaaaaaaattctAGTTTCCTCTGTCGACCCCCAATTTACCAAAATTCAACTTTGGGACTAAAAAATTGGTTTGAACTTGGCTCCTTTCTCCATGAGAAGGAACCAACTAAGAAGCAAGTTGCAAGAAACAACCTAAACAAGTAAGCGTATTAGGTTGACAaaaatgggacgaatcagaaccACATAATTGATATACACAATTTCCTTGATCAAATATTCTACCTTAATGTGAACGAAGGTTACATGAATCCCCCTCCAAAATGGCTTTGCACATTTTAAATGATAATCTATTTTAGAGTGGCAAGTGAGGTAACTTGGtgaggtgaagaagaagaatggaagaagagacAAATAGCTGAAATGTCATCCATGGCTATCCCCCGCCTCTTGCGCTTCCATGCGTGCGCCGCGCACTCCACCAATCGCTTCGCCGACTTTGATTTCTCCGCTGTTGATGATACAATGTCCACTGCTTCTTCATTGGAGATCACATCCCAAACCTACATCATCACAAACACCAATCAATCAACATGTCTTTTATAATttgatgttgatattattgCTTACTAGTTCAATAACAATATGTTCTAAGGTGCTATAGAACCaagtttcttttctttctcaattccaccatatcttttatataaataaagtgATGGACCTGTCAAACAACAACATAACTGTTGGGTCAACCGTTGAGAACTCTCAACTACTGGGAAGATTTTGAGGAGGAATCAAATGAGataacataagatgagaagacactaCATCCAACAATAACTGATCAAGTCTCGTTCTTCCTTGTATCAATAGAATCCATGCTTtccaaattttataacaaaaaattcgACTAATCTGCCCTGACCTCACCAAAGttcttaaagaaatagagaTTTTTAAATGTTCCCTCACGCAACAGTCTCTTTTGGATTTGaataaattttgtatattatttaaaaaaaaaatcaactagACACCTATGGATTACATGATTAGAAATTATTCATTCCAAAAACTTAAACGGATCGTAAGAGACATGTAAATGGTTATATCAGTAACAAATATTAACATGGAAGGAGAAGATTGCATACCCCATCAGTGGCTAGCACAACAAACTGGTCTTTGGTGCTTATATGTCTGTGTGTGACCTCAGGTACTGATATAATACCATAATCTTTGATGCAGTAATCACCAAAAGCCCTCGACATGGCGAGTCCCGGCGAGTCCTCGTCCGGCAGCCACACCCTATGCACCCCTGGTTCATCATGTAAGCAGAACACCCTCCCCTGGCACTGCAATATTCTCTCTGCCTCCTCTGCAAAAATCATGATCAAATCTTGATAAAAATAACATTGGACAATAACAGAATGATTCATTGAAGAACACTTTAAGCTTGAAACAACACTAACGGGGCAAATTGGGCTTGAAATCAACTGTTAATTGAACTGGAACCAAACTTCCATCATCTGATGATGTAGCTAACACAGCACGGGAATCACCTACATTTGCTATAACGATGAGTTCACCCTGCCAATTACACTTTGCAACAACTATGAGTTTTCATTCTTCAAAACAACTCAACAATTGAAAgcttttttatttagttttgacCTGTCTAACAACTGAAAGAGCAGTGGTTCCACTGTAAAAGGAGTCGATCTTGCGGTAGCGAAAGAGTTCTTGATCAATGGCAGCACAAGTCTTCAAGTAAGAGTGCTTCCATATGTTGAAACGGTTCTGCTTCTTCTCTTGCTCAACATCAATCTCAGGATCAAGAGGAGATTGTGCAAGTGCCTCCTGCCAATTGCATAGCAAAGATGATGGCATTGTCTCTCTCACTTTCTTTGCCACAAAGTGACCCCATGGCCCATGCCCATCAAATATCCCACAGAATATCATGTCCTCTTGGCACCCATATTCCTATAATCAATCATCAGCACAATCTATTAGCAAAGTTGCAAAATTTATTAGACCCCATGAATATGCAACAAGAACAGGAGTGAGATTGTGCATAActgcatatataatatatacctCCCAGACTACACAGCAATCTTGGTTCACACCTTTCTGGCCTTTCTTGGAAAAGATTGAGGCATAGTTCTTTGAACCATCAACATTGACAGTGCCGGAACTGCATAGAATCAAGTCATTTTTCTTGGCTTCCCTTGCCATAGCTTCAGCAGCATCTCTACCGACACATCTGCCAGAACTTTTTCCCTTCTTCCACCTCGCCAAACCATTCAACATAGAAGATAAATGCCCCATCACCTCTCAAATGTGTGCTTCTCCCTCTCTTATGTGTTGTATACAGTATTAGAATCTGTGCATTCAAAACGTACAATGGTTATGGCTTACATATATACTAATATACACAACAGTGCTGAAGTAGTAGACTAGTAGCTGGTATAACTCTTAAACAGAACAGCACATAGAAAAGGAAAGAACTTTCTTGGTTTTTTATTTGCTTTATgttgaaataaaaatagaaagaggaAACAAGTTGGGAGAGAATCCGTGACTGAAGAAAAGACAAGGTGTGAGCCAGAATGCTCAGAATTTAATATCCATGGGGTGGAAAAAAATAAGCTAAATCCAGAAACATTCATTCCTACACTGAATTTCAGGAATACACTGTTCACAAGAAAGAAgatgaaattacaaaaatactcAGAGAAAAGAAACAGGGAAGctcttcttaaaaaaataaatagttgcCCATCATCTCCATTGATGGGTTCAAAGAGTGGTCCATTCAGGAAGAAACATATTCCCCTGGCTTTATTggaataactaaaataaaaattgatttcatttttctttgcaTTGTCATAGGATGATTGGCTGTCatttaaaagaaatatattaATGTTGTGTTGAACAACAGAACATTATAGAGGAAAAGTTAATTAAGGATATTAGATTCTGCATACGAGGACCTGAGAAGAACAAAATTTCCAAGAATATATATGACACAGAAAGTCAAAATCCATATATACTGGAACATGTCCAATCTCCCAACACCACTCTTCCAACCTTTTGAAATTCAAAGGTACCAAAACAGAACAGAATAGAATTAAATTCCAcaataagtgaaaaaaaaaaagaagaaaaaagtacaaaaaagaaatatatattgaaGAATTTGTCGACCACTACTTCCAGCTCAATTCATTTCATCAAAGACAGGACAGAAACATCTACAGAAGAAGAACAGTTTTGTTTATAAGGTCCTGATCCAAATTTGAAACACCCCATTATTGCTTTAAGATAATAAACACAGCTTCTGTGTCTCTCTATCCATATCCATGAAACAAAAAGAAGATAGTCGCTGAAAAAGAGAGCAACACACATGGATATGCAATAAGAGACCACCTTAGCTTAGAGTTCTTTTGGTGTGTGACAAGGGAAGGGAACTAGAAAGGGTGAATCTGAGGGAGGAAGTGTGATGGCCGGAACAAGAGGAGGGAATTCCGACAAGGATAGTAGCTGAAACtttgagaaagaagaagaggtgAGAACGGATCAGCATCCATCATTGTGTAGCTTTGTTTTGTTCGCTTCTTCTAGTCTCTAGCTTCTTCACCACCCTTTTTATCCACACCACATACACAAGAGACCCCAAAACTATAACAAAACACTCTTCTTTTTAAGTGCTACCTTTTTGTTTAAACACTGCGTTAATGCGAGATGCTTGTATATCGAACTATTTTTCTAAAGCAATTATTCTGGTTTTATCTAAGTTTAAATTTAGGAAAATTATaggtaaacaataaaaatactaaacaatgtgaacaataaaGATAtcagatgttcattttattaggTGTACGaatgattattctaatattaagatttagatgGATAATTTAGaggtataatatatttttatttgattggtagTTATCCATGTTGTTTAAGAAAGTCATtgattattttacttatttagCATAACCCTTAAATTtaagctaaaataaaaaatcacaatGTACATATAAAATGAGACGATTGCTCACCTCAATTCTCTCTGGGGTTATAGTTGAGTTTATTTAACTTGTGTCTTAAGAATTAAGGTTAagatgataaattaaattttttttaaaatataaaaaatttaaatttttaatgtatttattttttatctattaaataaaaatatttaaaatattctattaataatCATCTTATTAGGACACATATTAATTAAATCGCAgttatatttaagttttttgaTTCAAAGAGGTATGTGGGTCTTTTTCCTTTTACTAAATATGGAACTCTATGAAACTATTCTCTTCCTGGCAAGTCATACAAGGTAAAAGTTTGTGACTATAAAAGGGTAAAAGTAAGATCCCACCAATTTCCTACATAGGATGAACTCAATTAGTCTAGTGAATTTGATCACAGTAAcagtttttttcaaaaaaaaaaggaaattcaACGCATGGGTTGCTTCTTAAAAAATGATAGTCTTTAGATATGTTCATATCACAATATTGCCCTTCTTGATTTTTAGTTGGCATGATATTATTGCTATTATACAGTAAAtaatatgccaaaagaatctaTGATGCATGCCAAACAAAAGAAGTTGTCCCCATGCAATGTATGTATGCATGTGTTCATTTACCCTATCAGCGTATTATTGAGTTgccatgttttttttttccaatttccCCATATATATAGGATGAtggtttttcttaatttcttttttaaattcaaaagtgatatttttatcttttcatttCCAATAATGTAGATAGATATATGGGGTATGGGCACACAACAAAGGGAATCTTTCAGTTGAGTACAAACATGACCATTTTTAGGACACGTGTATTATTGGTGTTTGTTTATGACAATATGCAGAGATCAATTAGGGAATTATTATGCCCAATGTATTATTGCTAACCAAAATGTTtcgtaacaaaaaaattaactacaaacaataagaatttattttattttaatatttattaaatagtaaatattaaataagataaattttagttatttttctaatattactGGATTACTAATCAATAtctcaaaaacaaaattaaagggGGAATGAAAGACCGTTTCCCTCACAATTCTTGGCATAACTgctactaattaaataattaccAGCAGCCATATGTGTTCTGGTGGTTGGTATCaaaacaattaataattaataatctaCAGCTGAAAATTATACTGACAGTGGTGAAGCCACAGGTTACAGCgatcataaattattttagaCTATATATTATAAGGAAGAAAGCATTTGCAAGTATATGTATATAGGGGTAAgaataagtatatatttttcgaatgtTGGTACATATTTAATATGTATTAAAATATGATgcttaataattttaaaatgcgATGAGCTTTCCTTTTCAATCTAAAATCCGTTGACGAttctaaaagaataaaaaagaagtgCTATGTATGTAGTATTGGGGTAGAATGGTTCCGTTGATATTGGACCAATACCGCCCAAAGCCTTATCTTAACATTATCATGTGATTAATTTACATGAATTCAACTCATATATACATAATTACATAGCGTATTacgtatgtatatatgtatagttGGCAATccaaaggaaataaaaaaaaataatttgtttcaaTGGGGACTAGCTCatgaatagaaagaaaaaaaaaaagaattttatatgattccAAACTACGTCTAAAAGAATAGTTTTATTGAGTTTACGTCATATGATGACAGTAAAGAAAACAAGTCCCTgcaattttctttaaaatggATAGCAAATTAGCAATGCAAACTAGGTGGAATGTAATTCTCACATCAATAGTTCCCGGCCTACTTGACTATCAAACATGTGATACGTTCAGTATATATAACTCGATTGAAATCCGAAAAAATATCTCGATCTTCCATGCCATCAACGCATTCATTTGAAACTGACATATATATCGCCAATTATTTCAATTACTGTGTTGTTCATAGAGAAGTAGTGGGGGTATCTATAGCTATAAGGTCTCCTAAGCATAGAAAAACTTATAATTAATACAAGACATTTCATAATTTGATAGAACTAAAATTATTCATCATAATCCCTAATAATGTTATTATATACacaacactcaaaatagataaaattcAATTGCATTTCTcagaataatttattataatatctaATGCTAGTGTATATCACTAAATATTCGCACACCAAACTTGTTTCATTCCACAACAGcaataatatacaaataaataataattatgagTGAGGCAACACCATTGTATCCATGCATCGCCACCTACACTATCATGTtcaaatttgtgtttgatttccAGTCCAATCCTACCTAGCAAGTAGCAAATTAAAGCTGATATGTTTCAATCACTCACTTCCATTGCATCTGTCTAATCTAGTAATCTCCCCTCATAATAATATCttcaacaaaaattatttcactttaatttttacctttttttggCTGGACATACACCACAACACAAAAATATACCTACAagcataatatataatatatatacaaaaaatcaattatttatatattcacaaataataattaagtaatttttagtgtatatatataatatgattgTTATTTAATTAGAGTGTGGGTGTTCGGCCGGTGGCAACGGCAAAGAGCAGCTAAGGTTCGTTTTGGATGAGGTtcaataatatatttgtatGGGGCCGGGTGTGTGTTTTATTAGGTGAACAAAAATACAATGCAAGAACTTCCAAACATACATGCATGTTGGCACGGCACAGCAGTGGTCATCCATCAGCCTCTGAACCCTACACAAgtactataattattattaactgCATAATATATGTTTGCAATTTGcagttaaaaaatcaaattaaagtaGACCCCACTTAATTAACATACACTAAACTCATCATCAGAAAATGTTACTCGGCCCCTTCAAAAGGGTGATTTGATGGATGCATGGATGGGACCGAACCCATCTACCAAGTGTGGAAGCTGACTCAGCACTCAAACTAAGACTCCAATAACTTCCCTTCCTATTTCAGTAAATCTCTATTTTAATATCCAAAATTGATGCGATGGTCTATTTtggtctttaaaatttaaattttttataataatttttaaatttaaatttggacATCCATTtaggtttgaatttttttagtaatgAATCAACAAATAAAATGTTAATGGGACAAAATCTTACAATCATAGATGATCTAATGATTAAATGACATAACGATATTTGATTTTGGATCTCATTTAATTcctgaaattttaaatttttcttcctCTCGATCTACATCGTTCTTCTCCTCTCGCTTTCCTTTTCTATTTCCTTGTTCCtaaaattataactttttttacTTTATGATTAACTATCTATTCTTTCAAACTCTTAATTTCACTCTAACatctaaaattctaaacttATCAATATAAAAATTCCTCAATTCAGCAGAACTAAGAATCTTTTCACTCTCAAATCTATAAACAACTTAGCCTTTCTTGATTGCTTTTGCAAGAGCGCAACCTGTTTTCTAGCATTCTTACTCAATCCAATATTCTCAATTGGAAAAACATTTAAGAgggttgaaatttttttgttcaaacCATGAAAATGGccaaaaatagaataattctGAAGCAAAAGCCACAACTTacacaattgaaaaaaaagttaagaTTAACtcaatttgtttattttctgagttagttattgatttattgtttatttttgttaattttttaacttattatgtgagttaattattttttgaattaattagtttattgttattaattgtTTAAGTAAATcttaatttgtatattttttgacttaattattaaattattatttattgttgttaattttttaaatttattattatctgagttaattagttgattgttgttaattgttTGAGTTAATccaaatttgtttattttttgagttaattattgacttatgtttattattgtcaattttctaagtttattattatctaatgagttaattattttctgAGTTGATTACTTAACTATTGTTAATTGTCTGAGTtaatctaaatttatttattttctgagttaattattgacttattatttattgttgttaattttttaaatttattattatctgaGTTAATTAGTTGATTATTGTTAATTGTTTGAGTTAATCcgaacttgtttattttttgagttaattattgacttatgtttattattgtcaattttctaagtttattattatctaatgagttaattattttctgAGTTGATTACttaattattgttaattgtCTAAGTtaatctaaatttatttattttttgagttaattattgacttattatttattgttgttaattttttaaatttattattatctgaGTTATTCATTTCTGAGttcattagtattattttttgatttattagtttagaaattattgaatttaaatatttaaaattatatattaacttttaaacaaaatttttaaaaa
This portion of the Arachis duranensis cultivar V14167 chromosome 6, aradu.V14167.gnm2.J7QH, whole genome shotgun sequence genome encodes:
- the LOC107492205 gene encoding probable protein phosphatase 2C 34 translates to MGHLSSMLNGLARWKKGKSSGRCVGRDAAEAMAREAKKNDLILCSSGTVNVDGSKNYASIFSKKGQKGVNQDCCVVWEEYGCQEDMIFCGIFDGHGPWGHFVAKKVRETMPSSLLCNWQEALAQSPLDPEIDVEQEKKQNRFNIWKHSYLKTCAAIDQELFRYRKIDSFYSGTTALSVVRQGELIVIANVGDSRAVLATSSDDGSLVPVQLTVDFKPNLPQEAERILQCQGRVFCLHDEPGVHRVWLPDEDSPGLAMSRAFGDYCIKDYGIISVPEVTHRHISTKDQFVVLATDGVWDVISNEEAVDIVSSTAEKSKSAKRLVECAAHAWKRKRRGIAMDDISAICLFFHSSSSPHQVTSLATLK